In Micrococcales bacterium, the following are encoded in one genomic region:
- a CDS encoding GNAT family N-acetyltransferase encodes MNLDQPPWPAVLTAGPVKLRPIRRRDARAWGALRSRNQAWLEPWDTTSPLGASESAVSSFAGYAGLQLRLARQGRSLPWLIEFEGELAGQLTGNGIERGALQQVSFGYWVSQHLAGRGIAPTALALAFDHAIGVLGLHRAEVPIRPTNANSLRVVEKLGFRCEGVRPAYLHVAGGWADHLIFALHAEDVPGGLLAHWQAAGG; translated from the coding sequence TTGAACCTAGACCAACCACCCTGGCCGGCGGTTTTGACTGCCGGGCCGGTCAAGCTGCGGCCTATTCGCCGGCGCGACGCCCGGGCCTGGGGTGCACTGAGATCACGCAACCAGGCCTGGCTTGAACCCTGGGACACCACCAGTCCACTAGGTGCCAGCGAAAGCGCCGTGAGCTCGTTTGCTGGCTACGCCGGGCTCCAGCTGCGCCTGGCCCGCCAGGGCCGGTCGCTGCCCTGGCTGATTGAATTCGAGGGCGAATTGGCTGGTCAACTGACCGGCAACGGCATTGAGCGGGGCGCATTGCAGCAGGTCTCTTTTGGCTACTGGGTCTCGCAGCACCTGGCCGGCCGCGGGATCGCACCCACCGCTTTGGCCTTGGCCTTTGACCACGCCATTGGAGTACTGGGTTTACACCGGGCCGAGGTGCCGATTAGGCCCACCAACGCCAATTCGCTGCGGGTGGTAGAGAAACTCGGCTTTCGCTGCGAGGGCGTTAGGCCGGCCTATCTTCATGTCGCTGGCGGCTGGGCCGACCACCTGATTTTTGCCCTGCATGCGGAGGACGTGCCCGGCGGTCTGCTGGCCCACTGGCAAGCGGCAGGCGGCTAG